In Verrucomicrobiota bacterium, a single window of DNA contains:
- a CDS encoding ISL3 family transposase has protein sequence MMHIEIQKHYAQLLGLQSPWKIQNVELKLKEKCVDIELGLEWGSPVQCSICGCECSIYDSAEERTWRHLDMMQFRTDIRAKVPRADCPTHGVLTVAVPWAGPRSRFTLLFERMAIEVLKASASIQSACEWLKIGWESAQAIMRRGVERGMERRELEELKHLGLDEKSFKGGQSYITVLTDLEESRVLEVVPERTQEAAEQVLGTLSPEQKEMVEAVAVDMWEPFVRAITAQMPEAAVVHDKYHVSAYLNKAVDEVRRQEHQQLQETEDQTLTGTRHLWLYNPQNWSEKQSSEFTALKDLNLKVGRAWGGQGIVHEVLGVSRGRMGAEILQRLVWLDEPEPSRADEESGADAQEALGELTDLYHAPDYQWSDGGVELQNTGSERGCAGFPKLPELPDSHLILLREVRSLPTVIREEPLGERARAMGKGADTGRLFPRSSTTPATQNSEEPTKFLRTL, from the coding sequence ATGATGCATATCGAGATTCAGAAACATTACGCGCAACTTTTAGGCCTCCAGAGCCCCTGGAAAATCCAGAACGTCGAACTCAAGCTGAAGGAAAAATGCGTGGACATCGAACTGGGTTTGGAATGGGGTTCTCCGGTCCAATGTTCGATTTGCGGCTGTGAGTGTTCGATTTACGACAGCGCGGAGGAGCGGACGTGGCGGCACCTGGATATGATGCAGTTTCGGACCGATATCCGGGCGAAGGTGCCTCGCGCGGATTGTCCGACGCACGGGGTTCTGACCGTGGCCGTGCCGTGGGCCGGGCCGAGAAGCCGCTTCACCCTTTTGTTCGAGCGGATGGCCATCGAGGTGCTGAAAGCCAGCGCCAGTATCCAGAGTGCGTGCGAGTGGTTGAAGATCGGATGGGAAAGCGCGCAGGCGATTATGCGGCGCGGGGTGGAACGGGGTATGGAGCGCCGGGAATTAGAGGAGTTGAAGCATCTTGGGTTGGATGAGAAGAGCTTCAAAGGAGGCCAGTCGTATATCACGGTTCTGACCGACTTGGAGGAATCGAGAGTGCTGGAAGTGGTGCCGGAGCGGACGCAGGAAGCGGCGGAGCAGGTGCTGGGAACCTTAAGCCCGGAACAGAAGGAGATGGTGGAAGCGGTGGCGGTGGACATGTGGGAGCCCTTTGTGCGGGCGATCACGGCTCAAATGCCGGAGGCGGCGGTGGTGCATGACAAGTATCATGTGAGCGCGTATTTGAACAAGGCGGTGGATGAGGTCCGGCGGCAGGAGCACCAGCAATTGCAGGAAACTGAAGATCAGACGCTCACTGGAACGCGTCATCTCTGGTTGTATAATCCGCAGAATTGGAGCGAGAAACAGTCCTCGGAATTCACGGCACTGAAGGATCTCAATTTGAAAGTGGGGAGGGCCTGGGGCGGGCAAGGAATTGTTCACGAAGTTCTGGGAGTATCGAGAGGAAGGATGGGCGCGGAGATTCTTCAAAGATTGGTATGGCTGGATGAGCCGGAGCCGTCTCGAGCCGATGAAGAAAGTGGCGCGGATGCTCAAGAGGCACTTGGAGAACTTACTGACCTATATCACGCACCCGATTACCAATGGAGTGACGGAGGGGTTGAACTCCAAAATACAGGCTCTGAGAGGGGCTGCGCGGGGTTTCCGAAACTTCCCGAACTACCGGATTCGCATCTTATTCTTCTGCGGGAAGTTAGATCTCTACCCACTGTAATCCGTGAAGAACCCCTTGGGGAGAGGGCCAGGGCGATGGGAAAGGGAGCGGACACCGGCCGGTTGTTTCCAAGATCGTCCACGACGCCAGCCACTCAGAACAGCGAAGAACCAACGAAATTCTTAAGGACTCTGTGA